TATCTCAACATTGATGCCGGCACGATGAATCCTGCACAGCACGGCGAGGTCTTCGTCCTCAACGACGGCGGCGAGGTCGACCTCGATCTTGGCAACTACGAGCGATTTCTCGATATCGAACTCACCCGGTCTCATAACATCACCACAGGGAAGATCTATCGCAGCGTCATAGAAAAAGAGCGGCGGGGCGATTTCCTCGGGAGTACCGTCCAGATTATCCCGCATATCACCGACGAGATCAAGAGCTGCATCACGAGGACTGCGGAGGCGTTCGAGAACAACGGCCATAAGGCCGAGGTCTGCCTCGTGGAGGTCGGCGGGACGGTCGGCGACATCGAGAGCATGCCCTTCCTTGAGGCGGTGCGGCAGATGCGGGGTGAGTTCCCCCAGCACGACACCGCGCTTGTCCATGTGACCCTGGTGCCGGCCGATACGATGGGCGACCTCAAGACGAAGCCGACCCAGCACTCGGTGAAGGCCCTGCGCGAACTCGGTCTGCGGCCGGACATGATCGTCTGCAGGAGCGACCGCGTCCTGCCGGTGCACTCGCGCAAGAAGATCTCCGAGTTCTGCGACGTGCCGCTCAATGCGGTGATCAGTGCTGCAGATGCCCCGGACATCTATCAGGTGCCGATGGAGCTTGAGAAGGAAGGGGCGGCAAACGTCATTCTCGATCTGCTCGGGCTTGAAAAGCGCGGTGTGGATACCGAGTGGTACCGGACAGTGACGGCGGAGTACACGAGCCGGGTGACGATCGGGCTGGTCACAAAGTACGGGGTCGAAGACGTCTATCTCTCCATCAAAGAGGCGCTGAAACACGCGGGCCGCGCCCTCTCCACCGAGGTGCAGATCAGGTGGCTGGACGCGGAGACCTATAACGCCGAAGATCTCAGCGAGGTCGACGGCGTCCTGATCCCGGGCGGCTTCGGGATAAGGGGCATTCCCGGCAAGATCCGGGCGATCCAGTACGCCCGGGAGCACCAGGTCCCCTTCCTCGGGATCTGCCTCGGGTTCCAGATGGCGGTGGTCGAGTACGCCCGTGACGTTCTTGGTTGCCTGGACGCAATATCTGAGGAATTCGGACCGGGAACGCATGTGATCGCCATCCTGCCCGAACAGGAGGAGGTGATCAACCTCGGCGGCACGATGCGCCTTGGCGGCTATCCGATCGAGGTGGCCCCGGAGACGATGGCCATGAACCTGTACGGCAGCGGCGAGATTACAGAGCGGCACCGCCACCGGTATGAGGTGAACCCGGATTATATCGGCAAGCTCGAAACTGCAGGTCTCGTATTCTCCGGGAAGAACGGTAACAGGATGGAGATTCTGGAAATATCCGGACATCCGTTCTTCTTTGCGACCCAGTTCCATCCCGAGTTCAGGTCGCGGCCGACGCGGCCGTCTCCGCCCTATCTCGGCTTTGTAAATGCATGCAGGGAGAACAAGAACCGGCGGAACCAGAGGTGATCAGTATGGTAAAAGTTGAAGCGTTCATCGAGAGTGCAATCGAGGAGATCCGGCGCGAGGCAGGCGACGAGAAGGTCGTTGTCGCCCTTTCGGGCGGTGTCGACTCGTCGGTCTGTGCCATGCTTGCGGCCCGTGCGATCGGGAAGAATCTCATTCCTATTTACGTCGACACCGGGCTGATGCGGAAAGGAGAGAGTGAGCGGATCTGCGAACTCTTCTGTGACATCGGGGTAAAACGGGTCAACGCAGCCGAAGAATTTTTTGCGGCGCTGAAGGGCATCGTCGACCCGGAGGAGAAACGGAAAGCGATTGGAGAGCGTTTCGTCAGGATATTCGAGCGGGAGGCGAAGGCGACCGGGGCGAAGTTCCTTCTCCAGGGGACGATCTATCCTGACCGGATCGAGAGCGAGGGCGGGATCAAGAGCCACCACAATGTTGGCGGGATGCCCATCGACATGATGTTCCAGAAGGTAATCGAGCCGCTCCGCGACCTGTACAAAGACGAGGTGCGCGAGGTCGCCGGGGGCGTCGGGCTGCCGCTGGAGATCCAGCACCGGATGCCCTTCCCGGGTCCGGGGCTTGCGGTCAGAGTGCTTGGCGAGGTGACGCCCGAGGCGATCGCCGTCGTGCGCGAGGCGAATGCGATCGTCGAGGAGGAACTTGTCGAGGCCTACCGTCCCTGGCAGTGCTTTGCCGCCCTTCTCGGGCGGGGCACCGGCGTCAAGGGCGACATCCGCTGTTTCGGCTGGGTCGTTGCCGTCAGGGCGGTGAACTCCAGGGACGGCATGACCGCTGATCCCCTCGAACTGCCGTTTACGGTCCTTGGTGAGATCGCCGGACGGATCACCTCCGAGATCGCAGAGGTCTCGCGGGTCGTCTATGACGTTACGCCCAAGCCCCCCGCAACGATTGAATATGAGTAAATGATTGTATTCCGAGATGATGACAGGATGGAATTAACACAGGACTACCGCGCACTGGACGCCCGCTATTATATGCCCGCGTTCAGCCGCACCATGAAGATCGTGCGCGGGATGGGCGCACGCGTCTGGGACGCCGAAGGCAGGGAATATATCGACTGTGTGGCCGGCATTGCCGTCTGCAGCACCGGCCACTGCCACCCGGCCGTGGTGAAGGCAATCTGCGACCAGGCGCACGACCTGATCCACTGCTCGAACCTCTACTATGTCCCCCACCAGGCCGAGTTTGCCGAGAAGATCGTCGAGATATCGGGCCTTGCCGGAGGGAAGACGTTCTTCTCGAACTCCGGCGCCGAGGCGAACGAGGGCGCGATCAAACTCGCCCGCCTCGCAACCGGAAAGAAAAAATTCGTGGCGTTTACCCATGGCTTCCACGGCCGGACGCTCGCTTCCCTTGCCGTCACCCATAAACCCGCCATACGCGAGCCCTTCGAGCCCCTTGAGCCGAAATGCACTTTTGTGGACTATGGGGACGTGGAGGCGCTGAAGCGGGCAGTGGACGACGACACCGCCGGCGTCTTCGTGGAGGCGATCCAGGGCGAGGCCGGTGTTTTGCCCGCACCCGGGGGTTTCTTTGAGGAACTCAGGGAGATCTGCGATCAGAAAGGCGCACTGATGATCGCTGATGAGGTCCAGACCGGGATGGGCAGGACCGGACGGTGGTTTGCCTACCAGCACACCAGCGTTGCCCCTGATATTATCACGATGGCAAAGGGGATTGCATCAGGTTTCCCCATGGGTGCACTCGTCGCCCGCGAGGGGCTTGAGTTCAAGAAGAGCGAGCACGGCAGCACCTTTGCCGGCGGCCCCCTCGCCTGCGCCG
Above is a window of Methanofollis tationis DNA encoding:
- a CDS encoding aspartate aminotransferase family protein, yielding MELTQDYRALDARYYMPAFSRTMKIVRGMGARVWDAEGREYIDCVAGIAVCSTGHCHPAVVKAICDQAHDLIHCSNLYYVPHQAEFAEKIVEISGLAGGKTFFSNSGAEANEGAIKLARLATGKKKFVAFTHGFHGRTLASLAVTHKPAIREPFEPLEPKCTFVDYGDVEALKRAVDDDTAGVFVEAIQGEAGVLPAPGGFFEELREICDQKGALMIADEVQTGMGRTGRWFAYQHTSVAPDIITMAKGIASGFPMGALVAREGLEFKKSEHGSTFAGGPLACAAGRATVRVIEEILPSIPAKAERFRAGLAAHNPRVCGLMIGVTVGERCAEAAAYCAEHGVLVNCAADGNLRLVPPLVITDEEIDTAVGVINEALR
- a CDS encoding CTP synthase, with the protein product MKYIFVTGGVMSGLGKGITAASMGRILKNRGYQVTAIKIDPYLNIDAGTMNPAQHGEVFVLNDGGEVDLDLGNYERFLDIELTRSHNITTGKIYRSVIEKERRGDFLGSTVQIIPHITDEIKSCITRTAEAFENNGHKAEVCLVEVGGTVGDIESMPFLEAVRQMRGEFPQHDTALVHVTLVPADTMGDLKTKPTQHSVKALRELGLRPDMIVCRSDRVLPVHSRKKISEFCDVPLNAVISAADAPDIYQVPMELEKEGAANVILDLLGLEKRGVDTEWYRTVTAEYTSRVTIGLVTKYGVEDVYLSIKEALKHAGRALSTEVQIRWLDAETYNAEDLSEVDGVLIPGGFGIRGIPGKIRAIQYAREHQVPFLGICLGFQMAVVEYARDVLGCLDAISEEFGPGTHVIAILPEQEEVINLGGTMRLGGYPIEVAPETMAMNLYGSGEITERHRHRYEVNPDYIGKLETAGLVFSGKNGNRMEILEISGHPFFFATQFHPEFRSRPTRPSPPYLGFVNACRENKNRRNQR
- the guaA gene encoding glutamine-hydrolyzing GMP synthase, whose translation is MVKVEAFIESAIEEIRREAGDEKVVVALSGGVDSSVCAMLAARAIGKNLIPIYVDTGLMRKGESERICELFCDIGVKRVNAAEEFFAALKGIVDPEEKRKAIGERFVRIFEREAKATGAKFLLQGTIYPDRIESEGGIKSHHNVGGMPIDMMFQKVIEPLRDLYKDEVREVAGGVGLPLEIQHRMPFPGPGLAVRVLGEVTPEAIAVVREANAIVEEELVEAYRPWQCFAALLGRGTGVKGDIRCFGWVVAVRAVNSRDGMTADPLELPFTVLGEIAGRITSEIAEVSRVVYDVTPKPPATIEYE